A genomic stretch from Podospora pseudoanserina strain CBS 124.78 chromosome 3, whole genome shotgun sequence includes:
- the DIC1 gene encoding Mitochondrial dicarboxylate transporter (COG:C; EggNog:ENOG503NUAB): MDAKNSSVPTPVGPSTETTSKRDTTNKMSLSPQLKQKPIHYPFWFGGSASSMAACVTHPLDLVKVRLQTRSGSMPTTMSGTFLHILRNNGLTGLYSGLSASLLRQITYSTTRFGIYEELKSQLATRSGVDPVTQKPKPPSLPMLIAMASVSGTIGGIAGNAADVLNVRMQHDASLPEHKRRNYRHAGDGLVRMIREEGVGALFRGVGPNSLRAAAMTASQLASYDIFKRTLIKVAKMEDNLATHFSSSFLAGVVAATVTSPIDVIKTRVMSAHGNQGLGQLLGEIYAKEGMGWMFRGWVPSFLRLGPQTICTFLFLESHRKFYRRVKGLEEEELPAVNKS, from the exons ATGGATGCCAAGAATAGCAGCGTACCTACACCAGTAGGTCCAAGCACAGAAACTACCAGTAAAAGagacaccaccaacaagatgTCCCTCTCACCACAACTAAAACAAAAACCAATCCACTACCCCTTCTGGTTCGGAGGCAGCGCATCCTCCATGGCCGCCTGCGTCACTCACCCCCTCGACCTGG TTAAAGTCCGCCTCCAAACCCGCTCGGGCtccatgcccaccaccatgtccggcaccttcctccacatcctccgcaACAACGGCCTCACAGGCCTTTACTCAggcctctccgcctccctcctccgccaaatCACCTACTCCACCACCCGCTTCGGCATCTACGAGGAACTCAAATCCCAACTCGCCACCCGCTCCGGCGTTGATCCAGTAACCCAAAAACCCAAACCGCCCTCCTTACCCATGCTCATAGCCATGGCCTCCGTCTCGGGGACTATAGGTGGAATAGCAGGCAACGCAGCCGACGTCCTCAACGTCCGCATGCAGCACGACGCCTCTCTCCCGGAGCACAAACGGCGCAACTACCGGCACGCAGGTGACGGTCTGGTCCGGATGATTAGGGAAGAAGGCGTCGGCGCCCTCTTCCGTGGTGTCGGACCGAACTCGCTGCGAGCAGCGGCCATGACCGCCTCGCAATTGGCATCTTACGACATCTTTAAGCGGACTTTGATCAAGGTCGCAAAGATGGAGGACAACCTCGCGACGCACTTTAGCTCGTCCTTTCTTGCTGGCGTGGTCGCGGCGACGGTGACGAGTCCGATTGATGTGATCAAGACGAGGGTGATGTCTGCGCACGGCAACCAGGGGCTGGGGCAGCTGCTGGGGGAGATTTATGCaaaggaggggatggggtggatgTTTAGGGGGTGGGTGCCGAGTTTTTTGAGGTTGGGGCC ACAAACGATTTGCacgtttttgtttttggaatCTCATCGCAAG